In Stenotrophomonas sp. 610A2, one DNA window encodes the following:
- a CDS encoding DUF1656 domain-containing protein, which produces MPIEIAFAGTLFPGLLLLFLLVCVALWALDTLAGRRGWYRNVWHPALFRTAIFICLFGGFGLLLF; this is translated from the coding sequence ATGCCCATTGAAATCGCATTCGCCGGAACCCTGTTTCCCGGCCTGCTGCTGTTGTTCCTGCTGGTCTGCGTCGCGCTATGGGCGTTGGACACGCTGGCTGGTCGTCGCGGTTGGTATCGCAATGTCTGGCATCCGGCCCTGTTCCGTACCGCGATCTTCATCTGTCTGTTTGGTGGCTTCGGCCTGCTGCTGTTCTGA
- a CDS encoding efflux RND transporter periplasmic adaptor subunit, whose amino-acid sequence MTPKVQSILRFSITAVVVVIAALIAMAMWRHYMYSPWTREGRLRAEVVRVAPDVSGPVSTVAVRDNQLVKRGDVLYQIDPARYQNALNQARGNLAAAQASARAAGASIQVAAAGAAQQSANASRYEQQYERRQRITGSLISEEARTDALSAAQAARAGVAQAQASRQQASASQQQALAAVEQAQAALDTAELNLERTQVRAPVDGYVTNLEVRQGDYATAGAAKLAVIDTNSFWVYGYFEETKLAQLHVGDGTRVQLMSGQELHGHIESISHGITDADSPTGSDLLANVNPTYNWVRLAQRIPVRIKLDAGSFAKGVVLANGMTATVIVERGR is encoded by the coding sequence ATGACCCCCAAAGTCCAATCCATCCTTCGTTTCTCCATAACCGCCGTGGTGGTGGTGATTGCCGCCCTGATCGCGATGGCGATGTGGCGCCATTACATGTACTCGCCATGGACCCGCGAAGGTCGCCTGCGTGCGGAAGTGGTGCGCGTGGCGCCGGATGTCTCCGGCCCTGTCAGCACGGTAGCCGTGCGTGATAACCAGTTGGTGAAGCGTGGCGACGTGCTCTATCAGATCGATCCGGCGCGCTACCAGAACGCCTTGAACCAGGCGCGCGGTAACCTGGCCGCCGCCCAGGCTTCCGCGCGAGCCGCGGGCGCAAGCATCCAGGTAGCGGCGGCGGGAGCTGCACAGCAGAGTGCAAATGCCAGTCGCTACGAGCAGCAGTACGAGCGGCGCCAGCGCATTACCGGCAGCTTGATCTCCGAAGAAGCGCGTACCGATGCGCTCAGTGCTGCGCAGGCCGCACGCGCCGGTGTTGCCCAGGCGCAGGCCAGTCGCCAACAGGCCAGTGCGTCGCAGCAGCAGGCTTTGGCTGCAGTGGAGCAGGCGCAGGCGGCATTGGATACGGCCGAATTGAACCTGGAGCGCACCCAGGTGCGGGCGCCGGTGGATGGCTATGTGACCAATCTGGAAGTGCGGCAGGGCGACTATGCCACCGCTGGTGCGGCAAAGTTGGCGGTGATCGATACCAATTCGTTCTGGGTCTACGGCTATTTCGAAGAGACCAAGTTGGCGCAGCTGCATGTGGGTGATGGCACGCGCGTGCAGCTGATGAGCGGGCAGGAGCTGCACGGGCATATCGAAAGCATCTCGCATGGCATCACCGATGCGGACAGCCCGACCGGCAGCGACCTGCTGGCGAACGTGAACCCGACCTACAACTGGGTGCGCTTGGCGCAGCGGATTCCGGTGCGGATCAAATTGGATGCGGGCTCGTTTGCGAAGGGTGTTGTGCTGGCCAATGGCATGACTGCTACGGTGATTGTGGAGCGCGGGCGGTAG